Genomic DNA from Dermacentor variabilis isolate Ectoservices chromosome 6, ASM5094787v1, whole genome shotgun sequence:
GTTTGCTACGTGTTCATTTACCGCCAATGTTTCAACGCCTGCCGAAGTCGCCAAACCTCGCTCATTGCTGCACTTACCTCCTCGATTTGCAAGAGCCGCAACGCGTTCAGGCGCCCCGTTGTACTTGCACGACGCGCACTTTCTCGCTGCACTCTCTGTAAGTGGTTCAGAAGATGCAGCTAAATCAAACATACAAAATGCAATTTTGTTCAGACATCAGAGCGGAAAAGTGCCCCTTCTGGTCGACGGTTGTCATATCAATAATAGTGATAGCACATGCAGAAGTCTAACCTGAAATATATTGGCAAAGCATAATTGTTGTGCCTAAACAAGAATCTTGCGCGAGGGCCCTCAAGTGTCCATCAGTGACTTGTTGGCACTATGTCCCCTTGAGCATACCAGATACGGTCACTGTGCCTGAAAATACCTGAACGGTGTCCTTTGGGCGACCGTTAAGATGACAGCGTTTGTGTTGTCCTGTTCGTCCACCTATGTGTGTGTCTGCATGTCAAGCCTTTCAGTACGATGATAAAGtccttcgtttcctttttttctcccgcCAGCACCACAGCACTGTCTGAGTCTGGCATCGTCACGCATTTGTACCACACAGCCATTCCCTCATTGGACCGGTGCAGCGTAGCCGACGAAGAGGACGTGCTCAAGCTGCAAGACTTGGCGTCCGTTTTCTATCTGTACGCCGCCTTCAGCCTCACTAGCATCATCGTGTTCGCGGCAGAGCTGCTCGCCAACCGATGCGCTCCTATCGGAAAACGTGCGCGGTGGCACTGGCGACTGGAGCGTTCGCTTGGCCTGCGGAATGCCTTAGTTCGTCCTGTGGGGAGACTCACTGCTAGGAATGAGTGAAGCTGTGCTTGTAGATTTCGCTGGTGTAATTCTCAGAGCGCTTGCATGGTGGGAAAAGCCGCAACGGTAGCGGAGAAATACGAAACTCTAGATCAATGTTTAAATCTAATGGAAGCGAGAGAATTTCGAACGGGGGCATTATTACAGTACcaaaaaaattaattctgaaAGAGGAAATAATTTGAGAAAGAACAAAACCTACCGCCTTTGAGCACAAAAATAGGAGCGaatttctttcatttcgcttATATTTAGTTGGTGTATAATCGCAGCTTCTTTCTTCTACATATAACTTGATATTTTGAACTCTCCTAatatcttgtttttttcttctctttgaatATGGCGCCATGTTTGCAAGATAGAAGTTCAATCACGCGAGTCCAATTTGCCATTTAGCCTGAGCAGGCTAGCCGGGGTGTCAAACCATGACAAGTGTCTTTATTTTTCCGATCTttcctgctctttctttttcggcGCCGTTGTTGACAAAGTGCCGCCAATAAGAGTTTGCtggaagaaaattattctggCCGCCATAATGTGGCTTGGTCTGCCATACCAGTGCAGTCTGACAGGGCTCCCTACACATCCCAGGCAAATATCTTCTATATGACTTCCCATTAAATGGGTAACCACATGGCACGCATTCTTAAATACACCTACTCGAGCAACGGCAACATCGCCAGTATTATCACATTGCGAGAAATGTAGTTTGTAACGCTGGATGACAACACGACAAAGCCTTAATTGGTACTTTTTATGTCTCAAAGAGATACAGAGGCTCTCAAATAAGCCTTACTTGAAAGGCCCATGTTTATTGTGACCACCTAACGTTTCTTTGCGTGCACTTCACCTGCGCGCCAAGTCAGCGGACCATCCTCGGTTTTTCGAGACGTATTCTTGTtgtgattattattattctctacttccttttgtatttcgctcccacTTCAATGCAGCAGCCACAACCGCAAATCGAGCCATTGACTTCACGTGCTCAAACTTCAAGAGTATGTGTGAAGTAGGCGCACTCGAAAGAGCCCACCGAACGTCCAGGACTCCTGGACATCGACTACTACAGCGAAGCCAACCTTGCGGTGATGTGATCGGCGTAACTTTGtgggaaatactttttttttaaatccattgCTAAGAAATGGTTCGTTTTTCGCAAATGGCACTTTGAGCACTTTGAGCAACGGTCTCAGGTATACGCGGCGTCTAGTTCAACTCCGCTGTCTGCgatttttttcttcctggcacACTATTTTCAAAACGTTCAAAATGTTTTTAAGATGCTTATTGCTGCGTAGCGGAAATGGATCCGCTATTTGCGCTCTAGAGGCACATACACTATGGCTGCGTGTATGCGCGGTAACAGTTCGGTTTCATTCCGCTGGCTTCAATGTTTTTTTTGGGGCGCCTTCGGTCACCACTACGCAGCGGATCAGCACTAAAGAAGCAAAAAATTCGTCCGTCATGAAATATACGTTAAAGTGCTCGTCGATAGTGTTAAAAGTCATCAACTCGAATTTGGAGCAATGATGCACATTCACGCCCTGACGTATATGATGACGCTGTCAgatagcgctctgtcctgtttactcgctccttctgtgttgcgctgtttctgtgTTTATTCTAAAGCTTCTTCAAGAAACAGTCGACCTAATGCCTTTATGGAGTGACATCCAAGGATTAAGACAGGCCTCGCTCACCATTTTCTCTCAAGTTCGAGCATTGtaaaatgttttattttgcatttcaGAATACAACCATTACGTTCCAGCTTAACTATTGATAATCAATCAGTCATTAAACAGAATTATTGAGCAGTAAATATGAAGTTAGGTAATGACGCAGTACAGCTAACAAATAGCCTATAGTCCTTAGTGGTAACTATTTACTAACGACGAGGATAAAACCACTCCACACACAGGACGGAGGGAGTAGGCAACAGAGGGCGTTAATGTTCTCGTTTCCCCACGTCCTATGCCTGTGGAGGTTTCATTCACAATGTCTGACCAACTGGCCTACAAGATTAGCTTGCTATATTTAACATATTGTGGTAAGCGCTCGCGGTT
This window encodes:
- the LOC142584168 gene encoding uncharacterized protein LOC142584168 gives rise to the protein MYTLIFSAYMNRRMDKGLRSRIKRITTALSESGIVTHLYHTAIPSLDRCSVADEEDVLKLQDLASVFYLYAAFSLTSIIVFAAELLANRCAPIGKRARWHWRLERSLGLRNALVRPVGRLTARNE